A window from Bufo bufo chromosome 1, aBufBuf1.1, whole genome shotgun sequence encodes these proteins:
- the LOC120999605 gene encoding C-type natriuretic peptide 1-like: MHYKRSACLGLLMMLVFCKEQVRAKPMSSLQSLSRLLEDNFDRPYGSDESDHGELVPTDSLDQLNPDNRWNKNRVDPMEGSHINEITLQQLLSDPAGASRRFQQRSKKGFSRGCFGVKLDRIGALSGLGC, encoded by the exons ATGCATTACAAGCGCAGCGCCTGCCTGGGATTACTCATGATGCTCGTTTTCTGCAAGGAGCAAGTGAGAGCCAAGCCGATGAGCAGCCTGCAG AGTTTGTCCAGGTTATTGGAGGACAACTTTGACCGCCCTTATGGGTCTGATGAAAGTGACCATGGGGAGTTGGTACCGACTGACTCACTGGACCAGCTGAACCCTGACAACCGGTGGAACAAAAACAGGGTTGACCCAATGGAAGGCTCCCACATAAATGAAATCACCCTGCAGCAGCTGCTCAGCGACCCCGCAGGCGCCTCCAGAAGATTCCAGCAAAGGAGCAAGAAGGGCTTTTCGAGGGGATGCTTTGGGGTAAAGCTGGACAGGATAGGGGCACTCAGTGGGCTTGGCTGCTGA